The DNA segment CCAGTGAAATAGCTTTTAGGATATGTGCCATACGAGAAACTTTTGAAGAATCGGGCGTTCTGCTCGCGAGGCCTGTTGCCGACCTGAAGCAAACGACAGTGATTAATGTGGACTCACCAACATACGGCAGTGCATTGAAATGTAATTCAAGCATTAACTCTTGGAGGAAGAGGGTTGAAGAAAATGCATCCGAGTTCATCACAATGTGTCGTGATATGAATATTGTGCCAGATGTGTGGTCACTGTATGAGTGGTCAAACTGGCTGACACCAGCGCAGGAGGTTATCCTTCATCGAAAGCCAAGAAGATATGACACAGCCTTCTTTCTGTGTTGTGTGGAGGAAAAACCAGATGTGGCTGAAGACAACGGAGAAACTGTCCATAGTCAGGTATGAATGATGAAGAAGCATAGAACAGCTTGGTGTTTATGGTAATCGACAATTGTTGTGCTTATTGTGTCATCAAGCACCTTACATCTGACCAGGCAGTGTGTATTCAGCcatgggttttgtttgtttcatgcaGCACTTGGCATTATCCAGCTTTAGGATGATTGTCAGGTGTTATTTTATGtcataaaatgtattttgagttattacaagagttacctccccctaGACCAAACAGGGTTGCAATTCAGTAAGTCTGTTTATGTACGTCCCAATTCTTGTCAacgtgatatctcatgaacgtcttcaaatttggtgacagcctacattgggggattacgcagacaccagtcatttttggtgaccttgagctTATTTTCAAAGTCGCCATGACACTTTGGCCACTTTTCATTTTCTTGTTAacacgatatctcatgaactattttATTCACTATCTTCAAATATGGtgatcttattttcaatatgaccacAACACTTTGTTCACTTTTCGAACTTACGTTAACacaatattccataaaacattgcaaccatTGTCCTCAGTTTTGTTGACAGCCTACGTTGGGTGATTATCCAGACACAAGTCATTTTACATATCTTGTGTGTGAGCAAAAAGTAAAGAGTAATGaatatgtcataaatatttcattcttctttagtgACAGGGGACATATCCACGTTAGTGGCCAACACTTGTTCATCCATTGTAGtcatgccaatttacacttgtcAGAGTGGAACACAGAGTATGTGATCAAGACTATCAGTTGTTGGGCTTCCATTTTTGAGGACCCATCTAACCCTCCGTGGGTTATATGGCCAAGTTTATGTGCTGGCGAGTAGGTGCACCTCTCCGAGATTGAGAGTTTGAACCAAAATGATGCTAGGATATGTACTCATCTGAGAAAATGATAACATGTAATACTGTCATATGGAGTTCCttagtttgtcagcaccattcTTGTGCTTATATATCCATGTAAGTGCcaaatattttgatgatgatgatgatgatgatgatgatgatgatgatgatgatgatgaaatatcatgataatgaacttgcacctgtttactttttccaCTGACATCAGTCTACACAATAGATTGTATAACGTTCTTAGAATCGTCTGGATCTTATGCCACTATTGTAAATTTAATAAGTAATATGTTTGAAgtttttatttaaaataatgtttgttttgtaacaGTGGGGATCTCCGTTGAATATTTTGCTGGAATTTGAAAGAGGATGGGCAGGCATAGCACCACCTCAGATGTATGAACTGGCTCGTTTGCTGAACATTGGCAGTATGGAGGATTTGGTTCACTTTGGTTGGTCACGGTCAGGGAACAGGATTGAGAGATGGCTGCCTGTTAGATTTGAATGCGCAGATGCAGTCCTGTATCTTATGCCTGGTGAGTTGATTTACTCAATCtgttactggcaaacaaggataagttgagcacagACCTGACAATTAACCTGTATTAGCTTGTATGAGTGTCACCCACTGGCACTTGCCATTGTGAGCAAAAGGGCCGTCTGCTGTCCAAGATCAAGTGTAGTGTGAAGCGCACAGCCTGTCTGAGCAAACTCCTACATGCAAAATCAATTTAATCATCCTGCTTTTTCCGTGCACAagcaaatgggtttgctcactgCTGTACATCGTCTACTTCTCTTTATTGTGTTCTCTGTGCTGGTCCAGATGGACCTTGATTGCCACCAGATTTAGATTTACAAATCACACTGCACCCCAAAATTTTAGACTGAACAGTGTTCCATTGTTCAAAACAATCTCAGCTGCAATCAACCTTAAACACTAAGGTAAGAGTTGCGATCACCACAAGAAAAAGATACTcccgttgcacaaaacaacctaaGGGCAACCTTAACTCGGACTGCCACCTTAGCTGTAACCTTAACTAAGGCTAAACTCTTCAGCGCAGGATTAATGACAGCGTCCCTAGTTACCAAGCGATTTCAGCATGTCAGGTTGACCCGTTCTGTCTCTGTACATTCTCTGCACTCTACACTGCTTCCGCTCTCTTCTCTCAGTCTTGTA comes from the Haliotis asinina isolate JCU_RB_2024 chromosome 12, JCU_Hal_asi_v2, whole genome shotgun sequence genome and includes:
- the LOC137257724 gene encoding acyl-coenzyme A diphosphatase NUDT19-like, producing the protein MAALLKSWREAATLILVSANRCRSRITFKPVGSCQTTAEPKGDNFETLMLKRSSKSTFMPNLYVFPGGVASDADFSKEWYDIFGQAGELSRSNLFRFVKGNGPGAPMFDRIRDAEFSAIPSEIAFRICAIRETFEESGVLLARPVADLKQTTVINVDSPTYGSALKCNSSINSWRKRVEENASEFITMCRDMNIVPDVWSLYEWSNWLTPAQEVILHRKPRRYDTAFFLCCVEEKPDVAEDNGETVHSQWGSPLNILLEFERGWAGIAPPQMYELARLLNIGSMEDLVHFGWSRSGNRIERWLPVRFECADAVLYLMPGDELYPKVPDVYGEGEILKSSLTLKELEQKYPIQHRTRYEVDSEGRRKGRISCSIEMTAGHVAPYVDFANLTLESTESKL